A genomic segment from Candidatus Neomarinimicrobiota bacterium encodes:
- a CDS encoding universal stress protein: MKFLIAIGSKEYSGPTLKLGMKVARAFNADVTIAYVGEKISSFSTSEVLMAQENLANWDVNRPGVEVLEWAYDILKERQYIAVPEGEGSITENELVQTDNDRCELYLEGTQSDEVKLILRNGEIISQLRDEVNRSEIDVTIIGGSQKRRMAHDLIQYIDSSIFVVNEYNPDQDYRVLLAVNDATNTQKAVKFGVRVARAFNFGVDMLTISESTIFREDYKASSAWAAKMMRRSETEHTINFETGSFKDKIVSTASDNHIIVMGASNVNPIMKFFKGSKPLKVMKSCHCPILIVK; the protein is encoded by the coding sequence ATGAAATTTCTTATTGCCATCGGAAGTAAAGAGTACTCTGGCCCGACCTTAAAGCTCGGGATGAAAGTTGCGCGCGCATTCAATGCGGATGTTACAATCGCCTACGTCGGTGAAAAAATTAGCTCATTTAGCACGAGTGAAGTGTTAATGGCTCAGGAAAACCTTGCCAATTGGGATGTAAATCGTCCCGGTGTGGAAGTGTTGGAATGGGCTTACGATATCCTGAAAGAACGACAATATATTGCAGTTCCTGAGGGTGAAGGTAGTATTACCGAAAATGAATTAGTGCAGACAGATAATGACCGTTGTGAACTCTATCTAGAAGGGACGCAATCTGATGAAGTAAAACTCATTTTGCGAAATGGCGAAATCATATCGCAGTTGCGAGATGAGGTGAATCGAAGTGAAATTGATGTAACCATTATTGGGGGAAGTCAAAAACGCAGAATGGCGCATGACTTGATTCAATACATTGACAGTTCGATATTTGTTGTAAACGAATATAATCCTGATCAAGATTATCGTGTTTTGTTAGCTGTGAATGATGCAACGAATACTCAAAAAGCGGTTAAATTTGGCGTAAGGGTTGCGCGTGCATTTAATTTTGGTGTAGATATGTTGACGATATCCGAATCAACGATTTTTCGTGAAGATTATAAAGCATCTTCTGCTTGGGCGGCAAAAATGATGCGCCGTAGTGAGACAGAACATACGATAAATTTTGAGACGGGATCTTTTAAAGATAAAATTGTATCAACAGCATCAGATAATCATATTATCGTCATGGGCGCATCCAATGTAAATCCAATCATGAAATTTTTTAAAGGAAGTAAACCCTTAAAGGTGATGAAATCCTGCCATTGCCCAATACTAATTGTCAAATAA
- a CDS encoding carboxylate-amine ligase, translating to MNDIKNLTLGVEEEYQIIDPESRELTSYVGKFLEQGAFLFRDQLQPELLQSQIEIGTNVCQNIQQITEEIRRLRSMVGDLAGKNNRAIIAAGTHPFSQWRDQIVTDKERYHGFFDSMRIVAKRMLIFGMHVHVGIQDKDLRIDVMNQMRYFMPHILSLSTSSPFWHGEDTGFKSYRSIIFEDLPRTGNPEHFDSAADYDSYVDTLIKCGSIDEPTKIWWDIRPHSKFPTLEFRICDCTTKIKEVTAIAALIQALVAKLIQLRRNNLTWRHYRAGFISENKWRAMKDGIQGKLIDLGKNIETPIPQLMEEILEFVDDVVDPLGSRKEIEYIRTIMKEGTSADRQLQKYKENDSMKEVVDMLIENTMAECN from the coding sequence ATGAATGACATTAAAAATCTGACCCTTGGTGTAGAAGAAGAATATCAAATTATTGATCCTGAAAGCCGGGAGCTTACATCTTATGTAGGGAAATTTTTGGAGCAGGGTGCATTCCTTTTTCGAGATCAATTACAGCCGGAATTACTTCAATCTCAAATTGAAATTGGGACAAATGTTTGCCAAAATATTCAGCAAATAACGGAAGAAATTCGACGTTTACGAAGCATGGTCGGTGATTTGGCCGGAAAAAATAATCGGGCGATCATTGCAGCTGGAACCCATCCGTTTTCCCAATGGCGTGATCAGATTGTAACCGATAAGGAACGATACCACGGATTTTTTGATTCGATGCGAATTGTAGCTAAACGCATGCTCATTTTTGGGATGCATGTTCATGTTGGCATCCAAGATAAAGACTTGAGAATTGATGTCATGAATCAAATGCGGTATTTTATGCCTCATATTTTATCTTTATCCACTTCTTCGCCTTTTTGGCATGGTGAAGACACCGGATTTAAATCTTACCGAAGCATTATCTTTGAGGATTTACCCAGAACTGGGAATCCTGAGCATTTTGATTCGGCAGCTGATTATGACTCATATGTGGATACCTTAATTAAATGCGGAAGTATTGATGAGCCGACAAAAATTTGGTGGGATATTCGTCCCCATTCCAAATTTCCTACATTAGAATTCAGGATTTGTGATTGTACAACAAAAATAAAAGAGGTAACAGCGATTGCAGCTTTGATTCAGGCATTGGTTGCGAAATTAATCCAATTGAGAAGAAATAATCTAACATGGCGACATTACAGAGCCGGATTTATTTCAGAAAATAAATGGCGAGCTATGAAGGATGGTATTCAGGGGAAACTGATTGATTTGGGAAAAAATATTGAAACGCCCATTCCACAACTCATGGAAGAAATCCTTGAATTTGTGGATGATGTGGTGGATCCGTTGGGAAGCAGAAAGGAAATTGAATATATCCGCACGATTATGAAAGAAGGTACCAGTGCAGATCGGCAATTACAGAAATATAAAGAAAATGATTCTATGAAAGAAGTCGTTGATATGCTGATTGAAAACACCATGGCGGAGTGTAATTAA
- a CDS encoding DASS family sodium-coupled anion symporter — protein MSNALYWITRKKWLILAFGISIILFYVPSPEGLSSEGHRTIIIAVTALILIVGEVISLPAVGILIIVMEVLLGLDSPDGVASSFMNDAVFFIMGSLMLAVAFVKQGWDSRIALGIIRITGNRTRNIVFGFVTMSALLSSFIGEHTVAALMLPLAMTLIRNTSKDQKRVRELSALLLLSIAYGALIGSIGTPSGGGRNAILITYLQFFDVSISYVDWMKMVYPLVLIQIPILTILLLTSFKPEYKRLDSGVRKLVVQVAKSGRMTTQATLAIVIFLLVFAGWIFLSETFGLGTIALAGVFLYLVTGLVRWEDINRNTHWGVIILFGSTISLGSYIKSTGAALWLANHLVNIAGSVLETFPILTDALIVGLTATLANILSSSATVAVLSPITLNMTSDPLHAGIVTAIASSFGYFTAVAAPACTIVYSSGMVHAKDFLKAGWKVGLVSIVLLLIYVNTYWVIFK, from the coding sequence ATCAGCAATGCCCTTTATTGGATCACGCGCAAAAAGTGGCTCATTCTTGCATTCGGGATCAGCATCATTTTGTTTTATGTACCGTCTCCCGAAGGACTTTCATCGGAGGGGCATAGAACCATTATTATTGCAGTTACAGCGTTAATATTAATCGTTGGTGAAGTCATCTCTTTGCCTGCTGTCGGCATCTTAATTATTGTTATGGAGGTGCTTCTTGGGCTTGACTCTCCGGATGGTGTAGCATCTTCCTTCATGAATGATGCAGTGTTTTTTATCATGGGTTCTTTGATGCTTGCGGTTGCCTTTGTGAAACAAGGTTGGGATTCCCGTATTGCACTTGGTATTATTCGTATCACGGGGAATCGGACTAGAAATATCGTCTTTGGATTTGTAACGATGTCAGCATTGTTGTCCTCATTTATAGGGGAGCACACGGTTGCAGCACTTATGCTTCCGCTAGCAATGACACTGATTCGAAATACGTCTAAAGATCAGAAGAGAGTTAGAGAATTGTCGGCCCTTCTATTATTATCCATTGCGTACGGTGCCCTGATTGGGTCGATCGGAACCCCTTCCGGAGGAGGAAGGAATGCTATTTTGATCACATACTTACAATTTTTTGATGTTTCAATATCCTATGTTGATTGGATGAAAATGGTGTATCCGCTTGTACTTATACAAATACCAATCCTCACAATTCTTCTTCTTACCAGTTTTAAACCAGAATACAAACGTTTGGATAGCGGAGTGCGAAAGTTGGTTGTGCAAGTTGCGAAATCGGGAAGAATGACAACCCAAGCAACCCTGGCAATTGTCATTTTTCTGCTTGTATTTGCAGGATGGATTTTCTTAAGTGAAACATTTGGACTTGGCACCATTGCTCTGGCTGGAGTTTTTTTGTATCTCGTTACAGGTTTGGTTCGATGGGAGGATATCAATCGAAATACGCATTGGGGGGTAATCATTTTATTCGGATCTACAATTTCTCTCGGGTCTTATATAAAAAGTACGGGGGCCGCTTTGTGGTTAGCCAATCATTTGGTAAATATAGCAGGATCCGTACTGGAAACTTTTCCAATTTTGACAGATGCTTTGATCGTAGGATTGACAGCTACTCTTGCAAACATTTTATCCAGTTCTGCCACGGTTGCAGTTTTGAGTCCAATAACTTTGAATATGACTTCAGATCCGCTTCATGCCGGGATTGTAACGGCTATTGCATCTTCATTTGGATATTTTACAGCTGTGGCAGCTCCTGCTTGCACTATCGTATATTCCAGCGGTATGGTGCATGCAAAAGATTTCTTAAAAGCAGGATGGAAAGTTGGATTGGTATCCATCGTTTTACTCCTAATCTACGTCAATACCTATTGGGTGATTTTCAAATGA
- a CDS encoding vitamin K epoxide reductase family protein, which produces MNQIVYLLGALLASVGGALSFYFHGVYSGKFQKHLWWIPSFIRIETSKCTSIVETPFGKMLGRPNAEFGIIFFPVYAVLLIFTSFGYVNPIIPLSAAILTVVVGTYLSYGLIRLNVLCRVCVTVHLLNLFNFLLQLWAFTS; this is translated from the coding sequence GTGAATCAAATCGTTTATCTTTTGGGAGCCCTGTTGGCATCGGTCGGCGGGGCTCTTTCGTTTTATTTCCACGGTGTGTATTCCGGAAAATTCCAAAAGCACCTGTGGTGGATTCCGTCTTTTATCAGAATAGAAACATCGAAATGCACTTCGATTGTTGAAACCCCTTTTGGCAAAATGCTTGGACGACCGAATGCAGAATTCGGAATCATCTTTTTCCCCGTCTATGCTGTCTTGCTGATTTTCACCTCTTTTGGATATGTAAATCCAATCATTCCATTGTCGGCTGCGATCCTTACCGTGGTTGTTGGAACGTATCTAAGCTATGGGCTGATTAGGCTCAATGTTTTATGCCGAGTTTGTGTGACAGTTCATTTACTCAATCTGTTTAATTTTCTGCTACAGCTATGGGCATTTACCTCATAA
- a CDS encoding RpiB/LacA/LacB family sugar-phosphate isomerase: MKIHLATDHAGLDLKNVLKKYLIENGHDVTDHGAHEYDALDDYPDFIFPCAHAVVADSESRGIILGGSGQGEAMAANRIKGVRAAVFYNGPEEIVRLSREHNNANILSLGARFMSENEIFDVVELWLNEPFEGGRHQTRLDKLDQ, from the coding sequence ATGAAAATACATTTAGCCACAGACCACGCGGGACTTGATTTAAAAAATGTGCTTAAAAAATATTTGATCGAGAACGGTCATGATGTAACGGATCACGGCGCTCATGAATATGATGCATTGGATGATTATCCGGATTTCATTTTCCCTTGTGCTCACGCAGTTGTAGCTGATTCGGAAAGTCGCGGAATTATTTTAGGAGGAAGTGGACAAGGAGAGGCAATGGCAGCCAATAGGATAAAAGGAGTTCGTGCGGCAGTATTTTATAACGGTCCGGAAGAAATTGTTAGACTATCACGAGAACATAATAATGCAAATATCCTGTCCCTAGGCGCCCGATTTATGAGTGAGAATGAAATTTTCGATGTGGTTGAGTTGTGGCTCAATGAACCGTTTGAAGGAGGTAGGCATCAGACAAGGCTTGATAAATTGGATCAGTAA
- a CDS encoding OFA family MFS transporter: MIKEIKNRWFVVVGAVMIQLALGAIYAWSVFTKILTDPVGVYQFTAKETALIFSAGLATFAFVMILAGKLQVKYAPQKIAVSGGILFGIGYIFSGIFGSTFVTQFIFIGILGGAGIGLAYVVPISVGVKWFPDKKGMITGLAVAGFGFGATIWVKLADSWFGGLLNTISFFGLPNVQSVFLIYGIVFTGLVLLGSIVMVNPPDDYYPEGWKEKSTSSRHVESVELSSRQMLRTPQFYFIWGTFIFSALSGLMVIYCIRLFGVDALKYHGVQNAGILAGTAMAWYAIFNGAGRIIWGILSDRIGRRISIIVMTIFQGIIMLMVYHVFISVGSSIGFIISASIIGFNFGGNFALFPAITADYFGNKNVGSNYGWVFSAYGIAGIAGPFIAGFFKDSAESANDPSVWMIPFIIAGVSCILGAIVMYFNHPPK; encoded by the coding sequence ATGATAAAAGAAATTAAAAATCGCTGGTTTGTTGTTGTTGGTGCCGTAATGATTCAATTGGCGTTGGGTGCAATTTATGCTTGGAGTGTGTTTACAAAAATACTGACGGATCCAGTTGGTGTGTACCAATTTACTGCAAAGGAAACTGCATTAATCTTTTCAGCAGGATTAGCCACATTTGCATTTGTAATGATCCTTGCAGGGAAACTGCAGGTAAAATATGCTCCGCAAAAAATCGCTGTGTCTGGCGGAATTCTTTTTGGCATAGGATATATTTTTAGCGGAATTTTTGGATCTACATTTGTAACTCAATTTATTTTTATTGGAATATTAGGCGGTGCCGGAATTGGTTTGGCATATGTTGTTCCCATTTCAGTTGGTGTAAAATGGTTTCCTGATAAAAAAGGGATGATTACCGGGTTGGCAGTGGCAGGGTTTGGTTTTGGTGCTACCATTTGGGTTAAATTAGCTGATTCTTGGTTTGGTGGATTACTTAACACCATTTCATTTTTTGGCTTACCGAATGTTCAAAGTGTTTTCCTTATTTATGGAATTGTATTCACTGGTTTAGTTCTCTTGGGAAGCATTGTGATGGTAAATCCTCCTGATGATTATTATCCCGAAGGTTGGAAAGAAAAATCTACTTCGAGTCGACATGTAGAATCAGTTGAACTCTCTTCGAGACAAATGTTGAGGACACCTCAATTTTATTTTATATGGGGAACTTTTATTTTTTCTGCATTGTCTGGACTTATGGTCATTTATTGCATTCGACTATTTGGTGTTGATGCGCTAAAATATCATGGAGTGCAAAATGCAGGGATATTGGCTGGAACTGCAATGGCGTGGTATGCAATCTTTAATGGCGCAGGAAGGATTATCTGGGGAATTCTATCCGATCGAATTGGGCGGAGAATTTCAATCATTGTAATGACGATTTTTCAAGGAATAATAATGCTCATGGTATATCACGTTTTTATATCAGTTGGTTCATCCATCGGGTTCATAATTTCTGCATCCATTATTGGGTTCAATTTTGGAGGAAATTTTGCATTATTTCCTGCAATTACTGCTGATTATTTTGGAAATAAGAATGTTGGAAGTAATTATGGTTGGGTGTTTTCTGCTTATGGAATTGCCGGAATCGCCGGGCCGTTTATAGCAGGGTTTTTCAAGGATTCTGCGGAATCCGCAAACGATCCGTCAGTTTGGATGATTCCGTTTATCATTGCTGGTGTATCCTGCATCTTAGGGGCGATTGTAATGTATTTCAACCATCCGCCAAAATAA